The following coding sequences are from one Mus pahari chromosome X, PAHARI_EIJ_v1.1, whole genome shotgun sequence window:
- the LOC110313987 gene encoding T-complex protein 11 X-linked protein 2-like isoform X1, with protein sequence MPKSNKTISKKDSSTSENGSPKPETSSKNQEDKTSSEVNSPENQLAAISNEDTGKVNEVSKLSIAHEIVVNQDFIVEKNDLSEDSLESQFVEKMYNAFWDHLKDQLSQTPPDFSCALELIKNIKQILMSLLLPRQNRLRNEIEEALDLDLLKQETEHGALDVPHLSHYILNLMALMCAPIRDEAVQELESIKDPVLLLRGIFQVLGLMKMDMVNYTIKNIRPYLQEHSIQYERAKFQELLDKQPDLLECTTKWMTRATTELTTSLSSLSITPGTSSGVISSFPTPKPDPDPPSLTTVLYQGYLNLVLRDHGNEEFPETLLMDKARLQTMRSKLRHLTILASVLLVARSFSCGVLFNSPEFVDKLKCITKALTKEFSTKPEESMLSVSEQVSQEIHQGLKDTGLTALSSENRASLVGQLRNIAKKENCIRTIIEQRIHLFLKCCLIRGMQESLLDFPGGLLFIEPELAELGWKFVNLMHHNQHVFSPYYAEILKNIISPPNDEDGEKPVK encoded by the exons agaaccaGCTTGCAGCAATTTCTAATGAAGATACAGGAAAAGTTAATGAAGTTTCCAAATTGAGTATTGCTCATGAAATCGTTGTAAACCAAGATTTCATCGTAGAAAAGAATGATTTATCTGAAGAcag TCTGGAAAGTCAGTTCGTGGAGAAAATGTACAATGCATTTTGGGACCACTTGAAAGATCAACTGTCACAAACTCCTCCTGACTTTTCTTGTGCTCTCGAActtataaaaaacataaaacag ATTTTAATGTCACTACTATTACCACGTCAGAATCGTCTAAGAAATGAGATTGAAGAGGCGCTGGATTTGGATCTCCTCAAACAAGAAACAGAGCATGGGGCTCTGGATGTCCCTCATCTCTCCCACTATATTCTCAACTTGATGGCCCTCATGTGCGCACCAATTAGAGATGAAGCTGTTCAGGAATTAGAAAGCATAAAAGATCCAGTACTGTTACTGAG GGGTATCTTCCAAGTTCTAGGCCTGATGAAAATGGATATGGTGAACTATACTATTAAGAACATTCGACCATATTTACAGGAACATTCTATACAATACGAACGAGCTAAATTCCAAGAGCTCCTTGACAAGCAGCCTg ATCTACTTGAATGCACCACAAAATGGATGACTAGAGCCACCACAGAGCTTACTACATCACTGTCAAGTTTATCTATCACTCCGGGTACCTCTTCTGGCGTAATAAGTTCATTTCCAACTCCAAAGCCTGATCCAGATCCACCTAGTCTTACAACAGTACTATACCAAGGGTACCTAAATCTTGTTCTCAGGGACCATGGGAATGAAGAATTCCCCGAG ACTCTGCTGATGGATAAAGCACGACTGCAGACTATGAGATCCAAATTGCGCCACTTGACTATTCTAGCCTCAGTTTTACTTGTGGCTAGAAGTTTCTCATGTGGTGTTTTATTCAACTCACCAGAATTTGTGGATAAATTGAAGTGTATAACGAAGGCTCTAACTAAAGAATTTAGCACCAA gCCAGAAGAATCTATGTTAAGTGTGAGTGAACAAGTGTCTCAGGAAATCCATCAAGGTCTCAAAGACACAGGTCTCACTGCTCTGAGCAGTGAAAACAGGGCGTCACTTGTAGGACAACTCCGAAACATTGCCAAGAAAGAGAATTGCATTCGTACCATCATCG AACAAcggatacatttatttcttaaatgctGTTTGATTCGTGGCATGCAAGAATCTCTTCTAGACTTCCCTGGAGGCCTTCTTTTCATTGAGCCAGAGTTGGCAGAACTAGGATGGAAGTTTGTTAATCTCATGCATCACAACCAGCATGTGTTTAGCCCGTATTATGCTGAAATCCTAAAAAATATCATCTCTCCACCAAatgatgaagatggagaaaaacCAGTCAAATAA
- the LOC110313987 gene encoding T-complex protein 11 X-linked protein 2-like isoform X2, with product MALMCAPIRDEAVQELESIKDPVLLLRGIFQVLGLMKMDMVNYTIKNIRPYLQEHSIQYERAKFQELLDKQPDLLECTTKWMTRATTELTTSLSSLSITPGTSSGVISSFPTPKPDPDPPSLTTVLYQGYLNLVLRDHGNEEFPETLLMDKARLQTMRSKLRHLTILASVLLVARSFSCGVLFNSPEFVDKLKCITKALTKEFSTKPEESMLSVSEQVSQEIHQGLKDTGLTALSSENRASLVGQLRNIAKKENCIRTIIVSFSPYDRTTDTFIS from the exons ATGGCCCTCATGTGCGCACCAATTAGAGATGAAGCTGTTCAGGAATTAGAAAGCATAAAAGATCCAGTACTGTTACTGAG GGGTATCTTCCAAGTTCTAGGCCTGATGAAAATGGATATGGTGAACTATACTATTAAGAACATTCGACCATATTTACAGGAACATTCTATACAATACGAACGAGCTAAATTCCAAGAGCTCCTTGACAAGCAGCCTg ATCTACTTGAATGCACCACAAAATGGATGACTAGAGCCACCACAGAGCTTACTACATCACTGTCAAGTTTATCTATCACTCCGGGTACCTCTTCTGGCGTAATAAGTTCATTTCCAACTCCAAAGCCTGATCCAGATCCACCTAGTCTTACAACAGTACTATACCAAGGGTACCTAAATCTTGTTCTCAGGGACCATGGGAATGAAGAATTCCCCGAG ACTCTGCTGATGGATAAAGCACGACTGCAGACTATGAGATCCAAATTGCGCCACTTGACTATTCTAGCCTCAGTTTTACTTGTGGCTAGAAGTTTCTCATGTGGTGTTTTATTCAACTCACCAGAATTTGTGGATAAATTGAAGTGTATAACGAAGGCTCTAACTAAAGAATTTAGCACCAA gCCAGAAGAATCTATGTTAAGTGTGAGTGAACAAGTGTCTCAGGAAATCCATCAAGGTCTCAAAGACACAGGTCTCACTGCTCTGAGCAGTGAAAACAGGGCGTCACTTGTAGGACAACTCCGAAACATTGCCAAGAAAGAGAATTGCATTCGTACCATCATCG tttctttttccccctaTGACAGAACAAcggatacatttatttcttaa